The genomic DNA TCTTGAACACTCCAAAACAGAGTGAGTTTTCGATGCCTTTTTTTACGTCTTCAAAAGAGATTCCTTTTGCCCAGTAGGAGTTGGTTATGAAGTTGTGCACGACTTCATAATCTAATTTTGATTTGTCTGTGTTGATGAAGTAGCCGTTGTTTTCGAATTGTGTGGCCATTTTTTTAAAAACCTCTGATAGGTTCGAAACTTGTTAAAGATTTGAAGTCGTTAAGCCCGTTGCCGGTGCAGAGATGTATCAACGACACTTTTCATCTGCTCGACCTCCAGGAAGCCGCCCAAAAACTCATTGATTTGCGCAGCGATTTCTGCCGGCTTTTCAAGCGCTTCACTGTAATGCACATAAAGCACTTCAAAATTTGATCGTTCTGCCAGCCAGGCCTCAATTTGTGAAAGGTGCTTTTGAAAAAGCCCGGCAAGGGTTTCATCGCCAACCGCATCGGTTGGTTCTCCCCGCCGAATGAGCATTTGCTTTTGCGAGGCTAAAATTTCTGCCATTTTCCGGTGCATAAAGATGACCTTGTATTTGTAGTCCTGGGGTAACGGTTTCAGTAATTGCGAAATTATTTTAACGACCTTGCCCTGCGCGTCCGGCAGCCACTCTTGATCCTCTTCGAGTTGTTTTACTGCTTCAAATTCATAGTACCCTTTGGGATTGTCTTCGTCTGCCGTGCGCAGATTGTCGGTGAGAATTTCGATTCCGCCCGCTTCGAGCATTTTCATCATCATCGAGGTGCCGGAGCGAGGCAGCCCTGAAACAATTGTAATAAACTTTTCCATATTTGTCATATTTTAGGATTTTCCTGGTTTTTTTACAAGTCGTTGATTTTGTTCATCCCAGCGCCACAAATCTGTTTCGCCGTTCAAATGTACGCCACCCAGCCACGAGTCGATTTCTTGCAATTCTTCTTCGCCATTTAAAATTGCTTTGCCTTTTTCCGTCACTTTAAAAAAGGAGTTGGTAAACTCGTCATTTGATAAAGCCCGGTTTATTTCATTTACTCCTAGAATTATGATCAGCGGCGCTTTTAATTTACTGAGGCATTTTAAGTGATTCCAAAACTGGGCGTCTCCAAATCCGTAAACCGGCTCGAGTTCCCCGAACATTGGGAACAGGGGTTTGAATTCATCGATGCCGCCGTTGATTAAATCCAGAGCCACTTTTTCTACACGACCCAGACCATTTTTTAGTGCAGGGAAACGCACCAAATGTGCCAGAAGCCCTTCTTTTAGAAAAGATAGTTCCGAACAGTCTTTTTGCAGAAATGTTTCGATTGCAGTGGGAGTGGGGGAACAGTAAGCAGCCCAGGCCCCCTGGCCAAGTTCAAGCATATTTTGCGTGATGTTTTGACGTTGCTCAAACAGTGAAGCCAATTGGGAGGGGTTGAGCTGACCCAGTCCTTTAAAGTTCTCAATACCCGGAAAATCGTCGATGCAAATGAGCGAAAGCCCGGTTTGGTTTTCCTTCTGCTGTGAGAAAAAATTCAGCAGATAAATTAAATTGATTTGACAAAACAG from candidate division KSB1 bacterium includes the following:
- a CDS encoding sulfotransferase domain-containing protein, which codes for MEKFITIVSGLPRSGTSMMMKMLEAGGIEILTDNLRTADEDNPKGYYEFEAVKQLEEDQEWLPDAQGKVVKIISQLLKPLPQDYKYKVIFMHRKMAEILASQKQMLIRRGEPTDAVGDETLAGLFQKHLSQIEAWLAERSNFEVLYVHYSEALEKPAEIAAQINEFLGGFLEVEQMKSVVDTSLHRQRA